One Salvia splendens isolate huo1 chromosome 1, SspV2, whole genome shotgun sequence genomic window, aactatccatcgtaataataaatataataatataattattatcatttgtaattaataatttattaaataatatgtattattattttttataaataaaaattgataagtatatttttagtttagtgtttaaatcaaatataaactttaaaatcttgatattttccaaacacgggaaagtaaagttattaggaatcatattcccgggattcattttcccaggaatcattttccttgcaaactttactttcccgccaaccaaacatggtctTAAAGTATTGGTTTTATATTGGATTGTGAGTGTAATAAGTTGGTGGGATGTGGGATTTGTATACTAAAAAGTGGAACAAAGTAAATGATTCTATAAATTGTGGAcaaaccaaaatggcaaaatggcaaaatggttctttaaatggtggacggagggagtatcattttagtAAAACAATGTTCGAATTGAAACGCCTCATATGTAgtggacagatggagtatgaATTAGTTACTTAATCAAACTATAATAATAGGAAAACATAAATATGCAAATGAAGAGTTTTAGGagaaataattattgaaattattaaaacatagtagtagtatttaccAAACTTACGTAGGATTTGGACTTATATCTACTAGGAGAGGCCTACTCACTTTTCTTATCTATTAATATGAACTAATACTTAATCAAACAATAATAATGGGAAATTATAATTAATCAAATGAAGAGCGTAGGATTTGGACTTATATCTACTAGGAGCGAGCCTACTCACTTTAATCTGAAATAGGAgtacaaattttataaaataattaaaaaattgaatgtaTGCGCAAGATTATGTGAATCGCTTACACATTTAATTAGCATTCACGGATTTAAAAGTTCCAAATATTTAAGAAAACACATGTACTCATCATTCCATAAAATCAGTGGTAATTAAGAAAATGAATCCATTGTACATGTAAAACAACAAATTGACAACATTATTACAACTcacaaataatttttaaaaaaaagaactcACAATCATCTACACTATCTTTCTTTCAAATAAGAAATATAAATTGTAAGCAACTAACTTGCTTGCTCTCTTGCTGCCAgattccttttccttttccaaaaaaaataatatccaATACCAcccaaaataatcaaaataataaacacATCAACCACTACCACCACAATTATCAcccattttttcaacccaaaactCTTACCATGACTATGATTCAACCCTCTCCCAACCTTAGCAATATATGCAACTCTCTCATTCCCTCTCTCAACCTTCCTAATCCCACTTGCAATCCCATACAAAAAACACCTCCCTAAACTCCCaatatcatcttcatcttcatcttcatcttcgacaTACTGCGCGGCCACGCACGCGCAGTCTTCATTACATAAACGCGAGCATTCCTGTTTCCCAACGCGATCCTTGTAAGATTCGCTTGTGAGCACGCTCACAACGTCCTTGAGCTCAACCATCTCTGAGTCCCTTGCTCCACACGCTCCTCCCGCCTCATTGCATATGTCCCCAACGAGGCGGATGCAAGAGCACGAGCCCGACAGCAAGCAGATGCCGTAGGACTTGCATGCCAGGGGGAGATCACAAGTGAAGTTGAGTGCTTGGTAGGAAGCCTCAAACTTCCCGGTCTCCTCCGAGTAATGGTACATCCTCAAATTGCCCGTGTTGTTGTCGAGAGAGAGGAACCTCAACGGGTCCAACGACGTGGCGGTCGTCCTGATCTGATCGTATCTGTGCTTTCCATTGAAGATCTCAAGGCCATAAGAAGACAACTCCACAAATGTGATGTTTCTCACACCAATTGGCTTATATTCCCAATAAGAATATCTTGATTTCCCATCATTCAAAAACATCTCAATCTTGTCATCCTTGATTTCCATAGAGTAAAACAGAGTAGAATTTGGCGGGAAAGAGGTTAATCTTGTCTTAGAACTTAACCTCTGCCCCCACACCATAACATCAGTGGGGAAATTGAAACTTTGCCATTTAATCAATCTCATCTCATCAACAAGAACCAAATTCCCACTTCTCAACAAACTCAATCTCTGCAATAacacaaaatttcaaaaataaacacaaaattggaaaccaagaaacacaacataaaaaaatttaccTTAACACCTTGTGTCGAAGTTCCACTCTTCCAACCAACTCTCTCATTTTTCCCCTTCAATCTCAAATCCCCGGTATCGTTGAGCTCAAGAACACACTGTTCATCGACGTAGAATCTGGAGAAATGGGCGGAGCTCCACACTCTGACTTCCCCGAGGAAAACATCTAAAGAGCAAGAAAACCTCTGTGCTTCTTCAACGGCTTCCACGCTAATCGCAGCGCTAAAATAAGGCGGATTTTGATCGGTTTTGATGAGGAAAGCACGCCCAACAAAGCCCTTTGTGTAATCGGATGGAACTGCGAGAGTGACTTGATATCCAGTGCTGATTTCGGATGCGGAGAGAGATTGGTTGATTGCAAGGTTGATGGTGATGAGTAGAGCAAACACATGGATTTTCATGACAATGTTGTGTGAATTTGAGGGTGAAAAATTAAGCTaaggttgaagaagaagaagaagatccaTGGAAAGTAGTAAAGTGTAAATTATAACTACTCCTTTAAAAGTTTGCATCTGccataattaattttatgaatgcTTTATTTATGGAATTACACTTTGTAGTTAGCCAGTGATGTCCCCACTAATTAGTGTTGAGGAGTTTGTCTTGCCCCATTCATGTTTTTTCCCTTTTGTATTAAATGTTGAAATTAGCTGGTATATGTATGATGATTTGTCATATTTTGTGTGTTTAGGTTTGAataaaaatacttttatttgaaatcatgtgttttgaataagctaaaatattgttgtatttttttaagGGAATATTGTCGtctaatatcatgaaatttttcaaaaattagtttttcatgaattttgaatttaacaTTAAATATGACAAACTTCaatagttgttgaatttttttacTGCAGACAAAATTCAACTATATTAAAAAGAGATGGATAACCATGTCTAACTTCTAGAAACTTTGTAATCACATCACTATCATTTTTCAGTAGTAACCATATCTTATGTGATGTAATAATAAATGAAATGTAGCTGGATTTTATCTTTGGGAAAAATTCAATAACTATTTAAATTCATGATATTATATGTGAAgaacaattttttaaaagaaaatttcatAATAATAAGCACCAATATTccttattataataatataatcatAAATTTAACAGTCAGCGTTACAACTTACAATGGATTTAAATATGAAATCTTTATATTCAAGCGTTAACCATGCTAATAATAGGTAAACACACTCATATCTTGCTCTATCTCATGTTAGTTagggtaaaaaaataaaaataaaaataaaaataaaaaataatgttaGTTAGGGCagcaaaataaagaaataggagatgaaatatattttcagattgcaatagtggcttgacaaaatgaGTGCTTTTTTTGGTGGATAGCTTTTTGGGTGGGTGTCACATTGGATGCCACGTATACGATATGATGCTTGTGTGGCGTAATGATGACGTGGATAACTATTTGTTGgtataaatataaacatttaCAAATATAGATATTATTGCATAGAGAGTTAGAGACTATTAATGCCCAATGCCTGATATTTTTTAAGCGGCAAAATTGCAACTAAATAGAGATTATTGCATAGAGACCTTATTTAGCCAATGTACTGAGATTTGGCTAATCAATTAATACAATCACCAATTTTACCAATACATACTTTAACGACAATATGAGCGCaccttttaaaattattaataatatgaaATATGAATATTGAAAGTAATGTGATTCTCAATTCGGTTGCCGATTAGCACCGCACTCCTGTAATGATTTAGGGGTACAATTTAAATCATATTGTAAGCGTagatgataaataaataatcgTGTATTAATTACTCATTCACAATTATAAGTAGGTCCGCAATATTCATTGCTTCCTAGCCTTCCCCTTTGCATTAAATTTTTAACAAATCATGAATAGTTACTAcacatataaaaaaatgtttatattaactaatactccatttgtTAGAAATTTGTAGTCTCATTTTAATTCTAACGCTGAGTTTatgaaattttaaagaaaatgagTTTAAAGGTTAATGTAGTGTGTACCccaatttttataataaaatgtaattcTAGTAGTTATTGCGGTGTGTAAATTCACTTATCCCAAATGGAAAAttgtaaatgaaattttaattgcaaacatattcaattaaaaaatgaagataATCTATCGCAAACGGAATGGAATACTTTACTTTCTTTACTCACAAATAGTCTTATTTGTTTGTTATGGTATGAATTTTTTATCCAATTAATTGGAGAAGAATTTTTTATGCTTCAAATAAATGTAGCTAAAAAGCTTAAATTTAGGATCAAAGTTCTTGGATACAAGTTTACTACTTATTACGCGACTTTTAAAATGTTGTCcatttatattttgtgtttacGTGAGTTGCATGAATTTAATGTTTATTGGGTGATGTGTATTGGTGAAGATCGGGCAGGTAAGATTAAGAAACAGACACGGGTTATAactgtagaaatcatggtattaaatatgtccggtcaatggattttgaccaaataataaatgtgacgagacatttaattttgtgaaattaaatgaaatagcgtcgatctacattttacgtagataaatgtagtatattcactttctcaaatccgatttccggtgagtgagaaatagtggattaaagttgggcataattagcttttaattaaagcttagagttggagcttagggaataattaactagtgttaattatcccacattggaggattaacacatcttttaatgtgtataaattaagtgactttatgttacttaataattatagtggaccaagatgggtgaaagagcccacacgcgcgcacacgcgcgcgccgccgccgccgcccgcccgagcccgagcccgtgctcgtgcacgtgctcgcgctcgcgggccacgggcccgatcccgatcccgatctcgatctcgatctccaaactattctttttggaccaccgccgagtcagcaatccaagtggcttgacacgtcgtcaagcgaggcacagtcacggctgccacgtgagaaatccatacgttccacatgcgaaaggcacacgcctgccacaagctcgtaaccgacgtcggttacgaatctgccatgatgagccttcatggctcggttgaccctgcatggtggcttggcctataaataggctagccataccactgcattaggacacacaattccaagcattctctgcatcataagctctcttcctctctgcattgtctttctgtcgaagctctgccctctcctacatccagttcgccggagctctactgattgcggtgctgcatcaatagagacgtagtcgttttacctttggggacgaaacgccaaaccgaagagcactaccggggcgtatctcgtcttgcgggaagaggcctcctcgactcggctaaacattcacggtttatttgtttcattgtaattcagttcagtttcgtttcttgtattccttcttttgggttgtattacgcccggcttttatctcttgtaataaTCAATagaaccaacaatcgcaagacgtgATAACTTGCTTTTGAAGGGTTTTTGACCTCtgaactgaacttaaaatttcGAAACTTAATACACCTTTGCtgagatgtcgacggaatccaacaccaccgctgccgccaccaccgccgccattccttcAACCATGGCGCCCACTGGACctgtcaacacgtcgtcgattccgacgatgatgcccactcccgaGCGCTATCCTTCttcctcaacaaccccttgggagttcgttaaccccattgggctcactggtggatccacttcGAGTgggtcggttggttccactttgagtggttccttcgggtcctttaatggatcgagtgctggggccttcgggtctcacacgggtgttggggccttcgggtctcacacgaatgctggggccttcgggtctcatgcgggtgctagtcccttcggggctggtacgaccatggcgggctctatgcctaacgtgaatggtgggggctctatgcccaaccacgttgttggctccttcgggggcaagggaattggttccttccaaggaccaactgcggcacctttggcaccaagaatgatgccaccggccttgaaaccacccaagtttggaggatcagacttcaagaggtggtaccaaaagatgttgttctacttgacaacattgggcgtcgccaacttccttaCGGAAAACGAGCCGCCAGCGCCAagtgaccaagagactaggctcgaagtcatggcggactacgaagcttggagaaaaggagattatctttgtaaaaatttcattctaagtgcattagatgatagtttgtacaatgtatactccaatgtaactacatctaaacaaatgtgggaaagcctagaaaagaaatatagcatagataatgctgcagggactgaacaggtcgtagcgtccaagtttatggactacaaaatggtcgactctcgacccatcatggagcaagtccaagagctccaaatgatcatccactccttagtggctgaagggatgaccttgcccgataagttcctaaggtgcacgatcattgacaagctccctccaagttggaaggacttcaagagttatctcaagcacaagcgaaagcagatgacccttgaagacttgatcgtgaagttgcgcattgaggccgacgtgcgcaaaagtgatcaaaaggctaagggcttcaccccaaatgaagccaaagccaacctgttggagcggggcggtccctccaacaaacgtcctcgcccaaaccgtccaaacgacaaagggaagggaaagcagccttcaaagaagtttgaaggcgactgctacaaatgtggcaaaccgggccactttgccaaagactgccgcagcaagaagaagaagccggcagcccacgtcgttgagaaggagttcaaggactgggatgagaacgacctcattgcagtggtcactgaagaggttaaccttgttgataacaagggaggctggtacatcgacaccggcgctactgctcatgtttgctccgataggagcaagtttgcctcctacacggctgttgaaggaaggaaaatcaacatggggaatcaagcatcgtctgaaatcctcggcgttggcaacgtgattctcatgatgacgtctggcgtcacaatcactttgaaggatgtgctgcatgtcccggacatccgcaagaacctagtgtcaggatcaatactagttaataaggggtttaaacttgtatttgagtctgataggtttgtcttgtataagtttggaaaatccctcggaaaaggttatgtaactgatgggcttttcaagcttagtgtagcaactcgcagtgttgcaaagccattggctaataataataaagcatctacttcctcttatttgaccgagtcttcaaatttgtggcattgtagattgggacatgtaaattcaaaagccattaaaagattagtaaatttagactTACTAAAggtaatgaattggatatccaagataaatgtgaaatttgtcttgaagcaaaaatgactaagttgtcgtttcactcggttgaacgaagcacaaaaccccttgaattaattcacacggatgtatgtgatttaaagatggtgcaaacaagaggtggtaaaaagtactttatcactttcatagatgattgcacaaggtattgctacatttatcttttaagaagtaaagataagcgttcaaaaattataagaacgaggttgagaatcaacttggttgtaaaatcaaaatgattcgaagcgatagaggaggcgaatatgtagccccgtttgaggagttatgcaacgcaagtggtataattcatcaaacaactgctccatattcaccacaatctaatggtgttgcagaacgcaaaa contains:
- the LOC121797888 gene encoding G-type lectin S-receptor-like serine/threonine-protein kinase At5g24080, with protein sequence MKIHVFALLITINLAINQSLSASEISTGYQVTLAVPSDYTKGFVGRAFLIKTDQNPPYFSAAISVEAVEEAQRFSCSLDVFLGEVRVWSSAHFSRFYVDEQCVLELNDTGDLRLKGKNERVGWKSGTSTQGVKRLSLLRSGNLVLVDEMRLIKWQSFNFPTDVMVWGQRLSSKTRLTSFPPNSTLFYSMEIKDDKIEMFLNDGKSRYSYWEYKPIGVRNITFVELSSYGLEIFNGKHRYDQIRTTATSLDPLRFLSLDNNTGNLRMYHYSEETGKFEASYQALNFTCDLPLACKSYGICLLSGSCSCIRLVGDICNEAGGACGARDSEMVELKDVVSVLTSESYKDRVGKQECSRLCNEDCACVAAQYVEDEDEDEDDIGSLGRCFLYGIASGIRKVERGNERVAYIAKVGRGLNHSHGKSFGLKKWVIIVVVVVDVFIILIILGGIGYYFFWKRKRNLAAREQAS